In Levilactobacillus brevis, a single genomic region encodes these proteins:
- a CDS encoding aldo/keto reductase, with product MEFRKLGKTGFNISEVSLGTWQLGGKWGAPFDEKDALDTLEAAYDRGVNFFDTADGYQDGMSEKVVGQFIKRHPDVHYSTKVGRKEMPLTADHFSPKAIRRYVEESLQNMQVDSLDQVLLHCPPMSIYYQPETFKTLDDLKKEGKIANYGVSVERVEEAIKSLDYDISSVEIIFNMFRLRPARLFFDLAKKANVGILARVPLASGLLTGKFTADTHFDPADHRMNNRDGQHFSKGETFSGVDYLTGVKAAQELKERLGTDNLADTALRYILMFDAVSAVIPGASNPRQIERNTHAAEIKPLTADQMAVVTDVYNKYIKDPIEYMW from the coding sequence ATGGAATTTAGAAAGTTGGGAAAAACCGGTTTCAACATCAGCGAAGTTTCACTCGGCACCTGGCAACTCGGGGGCAAATGGGGCGCACCCTTTGACGAAAAGGACGCCCTCGACACCCTGGAAGCCGCCTATGACCGCGGCGTTAACTTCTTTGACACGGCCGATGGGTACCAAGATGGCATGAGCGAAAAGGTCGTCGGCCAATTTATTAAGCGCCACCCCGATGTCCACTACTCGACTAAGGTTGGGCGAAAAGAAATGCCCCTGACCGCGGACCATTTCAGTCCCAAGGCCATCAGAAGATACGTGGAGGAATCCTTGCAAAACATGCAAGTCGATTCGCTCGATCAAGTCCTGTTACACTGCCCACCGATGAGCATCTACTACCAACCCGAAACGTTTAAAACCTTGGACGACCTCAAAAAGGAAGGCAAGATTGCCAATTACGGCGTCAGCGTTGAACGGGTCGAAGAGGCGATTAAGTCGCTGGACTATGACATTTCCAGCGTCGAAATCATCTTCAACATGTTCCGGCTCCGCCCGGCCAGACTCTTCTTTGACCTGGCGAAAAAGGCCAACGTGGGAATCTTAGCACGGGTCCCTCTGGCCAGTGGCCTTCTAACCGGTAAATTCACCGCGGACACGCACTTTGATCCCGCCGACCACCGGATGAACAACCGAGACGGCCAGCACTTCAGCAAGGGCGAGACTTTCTCCGGCGTCGACTACCTGACCGGCGTCAAGGCGGCCCAAGAACTAAAGGAACGCCTCGGCACCGACAACTTGGCCGATACCGCCCTACGGTACATCCTGATGTTTGACGCCGTTTCGGCCGTCATTCCAGGAGCCAGCAATCCTCGTCAAATCGAACGCAACACTCATGCGGCCGAGATTAAGCCCCTGACGGCGGATCAGATGGCCGTTGTGACCGATGTTTACAATAAATACATCAAAGATCCCATCGAATACATGTGGTAA